In the genome of Bacillota bacterium, the window TGGATCGAGGACCGTGGACTCGGCAAGGTGTACTTTGCACCTCTCGATGTCGTTCTCAGCGAATACGACGTGGTACAGCCAGATCTCCTCTATGTGTCGAAGGACCGCATGCAGATCGTCAAGGAGGCAAACATCTTGGGCCCTCCCGACTTGGTGGTGGAGGTGCTCTCTCCCGGAACCGTCGGATGGGACCGCAAAATCAAACTCCAGACGTACGCTCGCTTCGGGATACGAGAGCTGTGGCTGGCAGATCTCGAAAGCCGAAGCATCGAGGTAATAACACTCAGAGATGGGAGTCTGTCAACCGCGGGCACGTACGGTCCTGGGTCGACGCTGAGAAGTCCTATCCTGCCTGGGTTTAGCTTGAGTGTAGACATGGTCTTCCCCTGACCCTCTGGTCGGAACAGGCAGGAAGAACGGGCATCGTGTCGAAGTGTGCAACCGATATACGTAGACACCGCAGGAAACAGTTCACCGCCGTTGGTACGCCCGTACATGTCGATACCCGCTCGATGACCGCCGCAACATGAACCACGAATATGCTGCGCTAACGAAAACGCTTTGATCTTCTCGCATCCGCACCGGTGTCGTACGACAAGTCGCAGGCAGGGCCCGCGAAACGAGGTCGCAGCGCTAGAGGCGTGCGTGAACACAAGGCCCCTCAATGCGTCCGTCATTCGCGAGCAACCCCCAGGTCGAGGCGGCCGTCGCTTGTGCAGTCAGTGCGCGTGTCTGCACGCCATGTCCGGTCCGTGATGGCGGGCTGAGCTAGGTGCAGCTTCGAGCTTGAGCATCTGCACAGACACGCAAGAGGAGGCACCCAGGTGAGGGGCATCGAGAAACTCCGCATTGCCCGCTATGAATTCATCTTGGAAGCCGTGGACAACCTCTTCTTGCCTCCCTACAAGGGGTCCACCTTTCGGGGCGGCT includes:
- a CDS encoding Uma2 family endonuclease produces the protein MAKPDNVREVAADHVSPVAPFMRLTYSDYCKIPPGQQRYELIGGALRVVPSPSVVHQEISKRLYRALVEWIEDRGLGKVYFAPLDVVLSEYDVVQPDLLYVSKDRMQIVKEANILGPPDLVVEVLSPGTVGWDRKIKLQTYARFGIRELWLADLESRSIEVITLRDGSLSTAGTYGPGSTLRSPILPGFSLSVDMVFP